In Nomascus leucogenys isolate Asia chromosome 11, Asia_NLE_v1, whole genome shotgun sequence, the following proteins share a genomic window:
- the ERVW-1 gene encoding syncytin-1 precursor gives MALPYHIFLFTVLLPSFTLTAPPPCRCMTSSSPYQEFLWRMQRPGNIDAPSYRSFSKGTPTFTAHTHMPRNCYNSATLCMHANTQYWTGKMINPSCPGGLGVTVCWTYFTHTGMSDRGGVQNQAREKHVKEVISQLTQVHSTSSPYKGLDLSKLHETLHTHTRLVSLFNTTLTGLHEVSAQNPTNCWMCLPLDFRPYVSIPVPEQWNNFSTEINTTSVLAGPLVSNLEITHTSNLTCVKFSNTTDTTNSQCIRWVTPPTRIFCLPSGIFFVCGTSAYRCLNGSSESMCFLSFLVPPMTIYTEQDLYNYVVSKPRNKRVPILPFVMGAGVLGALGTGIGSITTSTQFYYKLSRELNGDMERVADSLVTLQDQLNSLAAVVLQNRRALDLLTAERGGTCLFLGEECCYYVNQSGIVTEKVKEIRDRIQRRAEELRNIGPWGLLSQWMPWILPFLGPLAAIILLLLFGPCIFNLLVNFVSSRIEAIKLQMEPKIESKTKTYRRSLDWPASPRSDVNDVEGIPPEEISTAQPLLRPNSAGSS, from the coding sequence ATGGCCCTCCCttatcatatttttctctttactgttCTCTTACCCTCTTTCACTCTCACTGCACCCCCTCCATGCCGCTGTATGACCAGTAGCTCCCCTTACCAAGAGTTTCTATGGAGAATGCAGCGTCCTGGAAATATTGATGCCCCATCGTATAGGAGTTTTTCTAAGGGAACCCCCACCTTCACTGCCCACACCCATATGCCCCGCAACTGCTATAACTCTGCCACTCTTTGCATGCATGCAAATACTCAGTATTGGACAGGAAAAATGATTAATCCTAGTTGTCCTGGAGGACTTGGAGTCACTGTCTGTTGGACTTACTTCACCCATACTGGTATGTCTGATAGGGGTGGAGTtcaaaatcaggcaagagaaaaacatGTAAAAGAAGTAATCTCCCAACTGACCCAGGTACATAGCACCTCTAGCCCCTACAAAGGACTAGATCTCTCAAAACTACATGAAACCCTCCATACCCATACTCGCCTGGTAAGCCTATTTAATACCACACTCACTGGGCTCCATGAGGTCTCGGCCCAAAACCCTACTAACTGTTGGATGTGCCTCCCCCTGGACTTCAGGCCATATGTTTCAATCCCTGTACCTGAACAATGGAACAACTTCAGCACAGAAATAAATACCACTTCCGTTTTAGCAGGACCTCTTGTTTCCAATCTGGAAATAACCCATACCTCAAACCTCACCTGTGTAAAATTTAGCAATACTACAGACACAACCAACTCCCAATGCATCAGGTGGGTAACTCCTCCCACACGAATATTCTGCCTACCCTCAGGAATATTTTTTGTCTGTGGTACCTCAGCCTATCGTTGTTTGAATGGCTCTTCAGAATCTATGTGCTTCCTCTCATTCTTAGTGCCCCCTATGACCATCTACACTGAACAAGATTTATACAATTATGTCGTATCTAAGCCCCGCAACAAAAGAGTACCCATTCTTCCTTTTGTTATGGGAGCAGGAGTGCTAGGTGCACTAGGTACTGGCATTGGCAGTATCACAACCTCTACTCAGTTCTACTACAAACTATCTCGAGAACTAAATGGTGACATGGAACGGGTCGCCGACTCCCTGGTCACCTTGCAAGATCAACTTAACTCCCTAGCAGCAGTAGTCCTTCAAAATCGAAGAGCTTTAGACTTGCTAACCGCCGAAAGAGGGGGAACCTGTTTATTTTTAGGGGAAGAATGCTGTTATTATGTTAATCAATCCGGAATCGTCACtgagaaagttaaagaaattcGAGATCGAATACAACGTAGAGCAGAGGAGCTTCGAAACATTGGACCCTGGGGCCTCCTCAGCCAATGGATGCCCTGGATTCTCCCCTTCTTAGGACCTCTAGCAGCTATAATATTGCTGCTCCTCTTTGGaccctgtatctttaacctccttgttaactttgtctcttccagaattgAAGCTATAAAACTACAAATGGAGCCCAAGATAGAGTCCAAGACTAAGACCTACCGCAGATCCCTGGACTGGCCTGCTAGCCCACGATCTGATGTTAACGACGTCGAAGGCATCCCTCctgaggaaatctcaactgcacaaccTCTACTAcgccccaattcagcaggaagcagttag